A stretch of the Deinococcus sp. YIM 134068 genome encodes the following:
- the paaI gene encoding hydroxyphenylacetyl-CoA thioesterase PaaI, translating into MSLARTLGMRVLEETAEKTRVALTVTPGGLNMHGTAHGGLLFSLADEAFALISNLEVQAVAVETHLSFFRPARVGDELVAVATPERVGRTLATYRVEVRRGEAGEVLALFLGTVARRERDH; encoded by the coding sequence ATGAGCCTCGCCCGAACGCTGGGAATGCGCGTGCTGGAGGAGACCGCCGAAAAAACCCGTGTCGCCCTGACCGTCACCCCCGGCGGCCTGAACATGCACGGCACCGCGCACGGCGGTCTGCTCTTCAGCCTCGCGGACGAGGCGTTCGCCCTCATCAGCAATCTGGAGGTACAGGCGGTCGCCGTGGAGACGCACCTCAGCTTCTTCCGCCCCGCCCGCGTGGGTGATGAACTCGTCGCGGTCGCCACCCCCGAGCGGGTGGGCCGCACCCTCGCCACCTACCGGGTGGAGGTCCGGCGCGGCGAGGCGGGCGAGGTGCTGGCGCTGTTCCTGGGGACGGTGGCGCGGCGGGAGCGAGACCATTAG
- a CDS encoding DMT family transporter — protein sequence MSPHLRGILLLVLVTTLWGSTFAVVKELGELLPPSVLIAWRFLIATAALLPALALARRISPPTTATHSPLWRDGLILGAWLIAGYGTQTIALQTTGANRAAFFTALSVVLVPVWLTVAQRRPLPLVLWLALPLAVAGLALLSWEGGALVVGDAWALACAVTYAGFIIALERTANRHEALRFTLAQLLAVTVIAWGWALLSAPGALWPPAGAWGPLLYLGIAATSLTTLLQTVGQRRVSAAEASLIYALEPVAAAAFSFVLIGERVGLRGALGGLLVVGATVLSQRTEGQAHPETPHPQAED from the coding sequence GTGTCTCCTCACCTGCGCGGCATCCTGCTCCTCGTTCTGGTGACGACGCTGTGGGGCAGCACGTTCGCGGTCGTGAAGGAACTCGGCGAATTGTTGCCGCCCTCCGTCCTCATCGCGTGGCGCTTCCTGATCGCCACCGCCGCGCTGCTGCCCGCCCTCGCGCTCGCCCGCCGCATCTCTCCCCCAACGACGGCGACCCACTCCCCCCTCTGGCGTGACGGCCTGATCCTCGGCGCGTGGCTGATCGCCGGGTATGGCACCCAGACGATTGCGCTGCAAACGACGGGCGCGAACCGGGCGGCCTTCTTCACGGCGCTGAGCGTGGTGCTCGTGCCCGTGTGGCTCACGGTGGCGCAGCGTCGGCCCCTGCCGCTCGTGCTGTGGTTGGCGCTGCCGCTGGCGGTGGCCGGATTGGCCCTGCTCTCCTGGGAGGGCGGCGCGCTCGTCGTCGGGGACGCCTGGGCGCTCGCCTGCGCCGTCACCTACGCGGGCTTCATCATCGCGCTGGAGCGGACGGCCAACCGGCATGAGGCATTGCGCTTCACCCTCGCGCAACTGCTCGCCGTGACTGTCATCGCGTGGGGCTGGGCGCTCCTGTCCGCACCGGGGGCACTGTGGCCGCCCGCCGGGGCGTGGGGACCACTCCTGTATCTGGGAATTGCCGCCACGTCCCTCACCACCCTCCTCCAGACCGTCGGGCAACGCCGGGTCAGCGCCGCCGAGGCCAGCCTGATCTACGCGCTGGAGCCTGTCGCCGCCGCCGCCTTCAGCTTCGTCCTGATCGGGGAGCGGGTGGGTCTGCGCGGCGCATTGGGTGGTCTACTGGTCGTCGGCGCGACGGTCCTCAGTCAGCGGACGGAGGGACAGGCCCACCCGGAGACGCCCCACCCACAGGCGGAGGATTGA
- the rocF gene encoding arginase, which yields MNVSILGIPMDLGAGRRGVDMGASALRNAHLATALRGLGHTVTDLGDVRVALPETLDKHASAGLVFLEPILDACRATAERVAALPDDVFPITLGGDHSISMGTVTGNALRGGGTGERTGVIWVDAHTDYNTPQSSPTGNIHGMPLAHLVGLGDERLAGLGGGWTLRPEDVVMIGIRSVDARERELLREAGIRAYTMKDVDQLGITRITEETLERLSRVSRLHVSFDADALDPAVAPGVGTPVPGGLTYREGHLLMELLSESGRVTSLDIVEVNPVLDTRNQTAEVMVGMAASLLGQRIL from the coding sequence ATGAACGTCTCCATTCTGGGTATCCCGATGGACCTCGGTGCCGGGCGGCGCGGGGTGGACATGGGCGCGTCGGCCCTTCGCAACGCCCACCTCGCCACGGCGCTGCGCGGGCTGGGGCACACCGTCACCGACCTCGGCGACGTGCGGGTGGCGCTGCCGGAGACGCTGGACAAGCACGCCTCGGCGGGGCTGGTCTTCCTCGAACCCATCCTCGACGCCTGCCGCGCGACCGCCGAGCGTGTGGCGGCCCTGCCGGACGACGTGTTCCCGATCACGCTGGGCGGCGACCACTCCATCAGCATGGGCACGGTCACGGGGAACGCGCTGCGGGGAGGCGGAACGGGCGAGCGCACGGGCGTGATCTGGGTGGACGCCCACACCGACTACAACACGCCGCAGTCCAGCCCCACGGGCAACATCCACGGCATGCCCCTCGCGCACCTCGTCGGGCTGGGCGACGAGCGGCTGGCCGGGCTGGGCGGCGGCTGGACCCTGCGCCCCGAGGACGTGGTGATGATCGGCATCCGAAGCGTGGACGCCCGTGAGCGCGAGCTGCTGCGCGAGGCGGGCATCCGCGCCTACACGATGAAGGACGTGGACCAGCTCGGCATCACCCGCATTACCGAGGAGACGCTGGAGCGGCTCTCACGCGTGTCGCGCCTCCACGTCTCCTTCGACGCCGACGCCCTCGATCCCGCCGTCGCCCCCGGCGTGGGCACGCCCGTCCCCGGCGGCCTGACCTACCGCGAGGGCCACCTCCTGATGGAACTCCTCTCCGAGTCGGGCCGCGTCACCAGCCTCGACATCGTGGAGGTCAACCCCGTGCTCGACACGCGCAACCAGACGGCGGAGGTGATGGTTGGCATGGCGGCGAGCCTGCTGGGGCAGCGGATTTTGTGA
- a CDS encoding serine hydrolase, translating into MTFDLETELRSRGYVGEVGLLVTDLAGRELYAQNADRVFPAASTIKVPLLLQALQEAQSGRLDLRERVTVTAEDRVPGSGVLHELGAGLQPTWEDVLTLMVIVSDNTATNLVIGRLGVEGVNGWLDGQGLTHTRLVGKLQLPPEKRNEAQRRGERNRTTAREHVTLLGRLARGEVLDAAHTDLALSILSRQQFRDILARHIPRGAGGDPLYRVASKSGELAGVHHDVGMLFTPRPLVVALLSEGGQDPREHPDNRDVAVLSGTLWPLLASLGGVF; encoded by the coding sequence GTGACGTTCGACCTGGAGACGGAACTCCGCTCACGCGGCTACGTGGGCGAGGTGGGCCTGCTCGTGACGGACCTCGCGGGCCGGGAGCTGTACGCGCAGAACGCTGACCGGGTATTTCCCGCCGCGAGCACGATCAAGGTGCCCCTGCTCTTGCAGGCCCTTCAGGAGGCGCAATCGGGCCGCCTCGACCTGCGGGAACGCGTGACCGTGACGGCGGAGGACAGAGTGCCCGGTTCCGGCGTCCTCCACGAACTCGGCGCGGGCCTCCAGCCCACCTGGGAGGACGTGCTCACCCTCATGGTTATCGTGAGCGACAACACCGCGACGAACCTCGTCATCGGGCGGCTGGGCGTGGAGGGGGTGAACGGGTGGCTGGACGGTCAGGGGCTGACGCACACCCGCCTCGTCGGCAAGCTGCAACTGCCGCCGGAGAAGCGGAACGAGGCTCAGCGCCGGGGCGAGCGCAACCGCACGACGGCCCGCGAGCACGTGACGCTCCTGGGCCGCCTCGCGCGCGGGGAGGTGCTGGACGCCGCCCATACCGACCTCGCCCTCTCCATCCTGTCGCGCCAGCAGTTCCGGGACATCCTGGCCCGCCACATCCCGCGCGGCGCGGGCGGCGACCCCCTCTACCGGGTGGCGAGCAAGAGCGGCGAACTCGCCGGGGTCCACCACGATGTCGGCATGCTGTTCACCCCGCGCCCCCTCGTGGTGGCCCTGCTCTCGGAGGGGGGGCAAGACCCCCGCGAGCACCCGGACAACCGGGACGTGGCGGTACTCTCGGGCACACTCTGGCCGCTGCTGGCGTCGCTCGGCGGCGTATTCTAG
- a CDS encoding DUF512 domain-containing protein, which produces MTAAEAIQPQEQVFPAPIKTVEPGSPAERAGVRPGDLLLRVNGEAVTDVLAYRHRLSQGRARLEISRPVSRPSVLSGVLGTAQDHHTLAYDAAAPTFTFEVEWEDPGLEFEEVLFDGIKKCANKCDFCYVHQMPRGFRKSLYIMDDDYRLSFLYGSFVTLTNLTEGDINRILDENLSPLYVSVHTANQELRQDLMKWWRLKVKDPQAVQIRSMIERLESIDLYTQIVLVPERNDREHLDETVEYLSSRPNVISAAVVPIGLTSHRTNLPDVRTFTREEAQDTLRRLNIWRRQFLEERGTRFVFPSDELYLLAGEPLPTEEEYEGFPMLENGVGMIRDFLTEGLPEGLPTALPAPRRVILGTGALFAESLDRAVDPLRQIDGLEIEVRAVENKTFGKVTTVAGLLTGRCFRHAVRPGEADLLIVPPTTLRYGTELMLDDTSLTELRADLRMDVRAGGATLGELARVIFENVASSGHQWGMSAHAVKDGGTRGQA; this is translated from the coding sequence ATGACGGCAGCCGAGGCGATCCAACCGCAGGAACAGGTCTTCCCCGCTCCCATCAAGACGGTGGAGCCGGGCAGCCCCGCCGAGCGGGCGGGCGTGCGCCCCGGCGACCTGCTGTTGCGCGTGAACGGCGAGGCCGTGACCGACGTGCTCGCCTACCGCCACCGCCTCTCGCAGGGGCGGGCGAGGCTGGAGATCAGCCGCCCGGTCTCGCGCCCCTCGGTGCTGTCGGGCGTGCTGGGCACCGCGCAGGACCACCACACCCTCGCCTACGACGCAGCGGCACCGACGTTCACCTTCGAGGTGGAGTGGGAGGACCCCGGACTGGAGTTCGAGGAGGTCCTGTTCGACGGCATCAAGAAGTGCGCGAACAAGTGCGACTTCTGCTACGTCCACCAGATGCCGCGCGGCTTCCGCAAGAGCCTGTACATCATGGACGACGACTACCGCCTGTCGTTCCTGTACGGCTCCTTCGTCACGCTGACGAACCTGACCGAGGGCGACATCAACCGCATCCTCGACGAGAACCTGTCGCCGCTGTACGTCTCCGTCCATACCGCCAATCAGGAGTTGCGGCAGGACCTGATGAAGTGGTGGCGGCTCAAGGTCAAGGACCCGCAGGCCGTCCAGATCAGGAGCATGATCGAGCGGCTGGAGAGTATCGACCTCTATACCCAGATCGTCCTCGTGCCGGAGCGCAACGACCGCGAGCATCTGGACGAGACGGTGGAGTATCTGAGCAGCCGTCCCAACGTCATCAGCGCGGCGGTCGTGCCCATCGGCCTGACCTCGCACCGGACCAACCTCCCCGACGTGCGGACCTTCACGCGCGAGGAGGCGCAGGACACGCTACGGCGGTTGAACATCTGGCGGCGGCAGTTTTTGGAGGAGCGCGGCACCCGCTTCGTCTTCCCGTCGGATGAGCTGTACCTCCTCGCGGGCGAGCCGCTCCCCACCGAGGAGGAGTACGAGGGCTTCCCGATGCTCGAAAACGGCGTCGGCATGATCCGCGACTTCCTGACCGAGGGGCTGCCGGAGGGCCTGCCGACCGCGCTTCCCGCCCCTCGCCGCGTCATCCTGGGGACGGGTGCCCTCTTCGCCGAGTCACTGGACCGGGCCGTGGACCCCCTGCGGCAGATTGATGGGCTGGAGATCGAGGTCCGCGCCGTCGAGAACAAGACCTTCGGCAAGGTGACGACGGTGGCGGGGCTGCTCACGGGCCGCTGCTTCCGCCACGCGGTGAGGCCGGGGGAGGCCGACCTGCTCATCGTCCCACCCACGACTCTGCGCTACGGCACCGAACTGATGCTCGACGACACCAGCCTCACGGAGCTGCGCGCCGATCTGCGGATGGACGTGCGGGCGGGCGGCGCGACGCTGGGCGAACTCGCCCGCGTGATCTTCGAGAACGTGGCGTCCAGCGGCCACCAGTGGGGCATGAGTGCCCACGCGGTGAAGGACGGCGGGACGCGCGGGCAGGCCTGA
- a CDS encoding DinB family protein, with protein sequence MPMNPAELHARTFEMHREALIDLYGQLPEEHGNFRAWEGGMSLIGQADHLAGSSTMLLGMIAGQAPERPAPGTGSASVAEVRERLRQTTDHVAAALRALSPEDLSRRVPAFGGREMPVAALIDSLIGHEAHHKGQVWVMARMVGVKPPMFVKMG encoded by the coding sequence ATGCCGATGAATCCCGCCGAACTGCACGCCCGCACCTTTGAAATGCACCGCGAAGCCCTGATCGACCTGTACGGCCAGCTTCCCGAGGAACACGGCAACTTCCGCGCCTGGGAGGGCGGCATGAGCCTGATCGGTCAGGCCGACCACCTCGCGGGCAGCAGCACGATGCTGCTCGGCATGATCGCCGGACAGGCTCCCGAGCGGCCCGCCCCCGGCACCGGAAGCGCCAGCGTGGCCGAGGTGCGCGAGCGCCTGCGCCAGACCACCGACCACGTGGCCGCCGCCCTCCGCGCCCTGAGTCCCGAGGACTTGAGTCGCCGCGTCCCCGCTTTCGGAGGCCGGGAGATGCCCGTGGCCGCCCTGATCGACTCCCTGATCGGCCACGAGGCCCACCATAAGGGTCAGGTCTGGGTGATGGCGCGGATGGTGGGGGTCAAGCCGCCGATGTTTGTGAAGATGGGGTAG
- a CDS encoding vWA domain-containing protein: MARITRYSKFEGELDQLDSSELMQMIQEALLGQGMNDPYDPDPNARPSMDDLFDAILEALADRNMIPEDLLMEAMQSEDVRETRLGQQIERLMDKLQQDGFIRKEFDDEDGQGGQGQSGESRFQLTDKSIDFLGYKSLRDLMGGLGRSSAGAHDTREYASGVEMTGELKNYEFGDTLNLDTTATLGNVMGKGFENLEESDLVIRQAEYNSSAATIVLLDCSHSMILYGEDRFTPAKQVALALAHLIRTQYPGDTVKFVLFHDSAEEVPVAKLAQAQIGPYHTNTAGGLRLAQQLLKRENKDMKQIVMITDGKPSALTLPDGRIYKNAYGLDPYVLGATLREVANCRRSGIQVNTFMLARDPELVGFVRRVSEMTKGKAYFTTPQNIGQYVLMDFVTNKTKLVN; encoded by the coding sequence ATGGCGCGCATCACGCGGTACAGCAAATTCGAGGGCGAACTCGATCAGCTCGACTCCAGTGAGCTGATGCAGATGATTCAGGAGGCGCTGCTCGGGCAGGGGATGAACGACCCCTACGACCCCGACCCGAACGCGCGCCCCAGCATGGACGACCTGTTCGACGCGATTCTGGAGGCGCTGGCCGACCGCAACATGATCCCCGAGGACCTGCTGATGGAGGCGATGCAGTCGGAGGACGTGCGCGAGACCCGCCTCGGCCAGCAGATCGAGCGCCTGATGGACAAGCTCCAGCAGGACGGCTTCATCCGCAAGGAGTTCGACGACGAGGACGGGCAGGGCGGCCAGGGCCAGAGCGGCGAGTCGCGCTTCCAGCTCACCGACAAGAGCATCGACTTCCTCGGCTACAAGAGCCTGCGCGACCTGATGGGTGGGCTGGGGCGAAGCAGCGCCGGTGCCCACGACACCCGCGAGTACGCCTCGGGTGTGGAGATGACGGGCGAGCTGAAGAACTACGAGTTCGGCGATACGCTCAACCTCGACACGACCGCCACCCTCGGTAACGTGATGGGCAAGGGCTTCGAGAATCTGGAGGAGTCCGACCTCGTGATTCGGCAGGCGGAGTACAACTCGTCGGCGGCGACCATCGTGCTGCTCGACTGCTCGCACTCCATGATCCTGTACGGCGAGGACCGCTTCACACCCGCCAAGCAGGTGGCGCTGGCCCTGGCGCACCTGATCCGCACCCAGTACCCCGGCGATACGGTGAAGTTCGTCCTCTTCCACGACTCCGCCGAGGAGGTGCCCGTCGCCAAGCTCGCGCAGGCACAGATCGGCCCGTACCACACGAACACGGCGGGCGGCCTGCGGCTGGCGCAGCAGCTCCTGAAGCGCGAGAACAAGGACATGAAGCAGATCGTGATGATCACCGACGGCAAGCCCTCGGCCCTCACGCTGCCCGACGGACGCATCTACAAGAACGCCTACGGCCTCGATCCCTACGTCCTCGGCGCGACCCTGCGCGAGGTCGCCAACTGCCGGAGAAGCGGCATCCAGGTCAACACCTTCATGCTCGCCCGCGACCCGGAGTTGGTGGGCTTCGTCCGCCGCGTCAGTGAAATGACGAAGGGCAAGGCGTACTTCACGACGCCGCAGAACATCGGCCAGTACGTGCTGATGGATTTTGTGACGAACAAGACGAAGCTGGTGAATTAG
- a CDS encoding DUF4357 domain-containing protein, with protein MPSTQERVQEVVGEIQTWLATHPPKLSEAIVRQAIVLRLLQAAGFDIWNPTEVVPEETNTTGNRSDFLIRAGKGTFALEVKGMNVKLRPQHYEKVITYAANEGTRWAILTNWHFWIVLDEHLPGPYHKREVLKLDSGKEETTLAADLSIIIDAESWRKDSFSNAIAEIERRREMRLVRQIVKDIQLKYKIPIFELAIQNAVDANKITHEQAILIGNPEKQTNTAKISQPQKLYTSSNTTASEDVNLHYFVGDAKARVVYNPTKGTWTIGADSTALQATKPYAEATQRRREKMLESGEIEEISDTLLRYVKDVEYTSPSSAANDISGASQNGWMAWRDSEGRPAHHYRPSKTN; from the coding sequence ATGCCCAGCACGCAGGAGCGCGTTCAGGAGGTCGTCGGTGAAATCCAGACCTGGCTTGCCACCCACCCTCCTAAACTAAGTGAGGCTATCGTCCGACAAGCCATCGTGCTGCGGCTGCTCCAGGCGGCGGGATTCGACATCTGGAATCCTACCGAGGTGGTACCGGAGGAGACGAACACGACTGGCAATCGCTCGGACTTCTTGATCCGTGCAGGGAAGGGCACGTTCGCTCTTGAGGTCAAGGGAATGAATGTCAAGCTTAGACCTCAACATTACGAAAAAGTTATCACGTACGCTGCCAATGAGGGAACGCGTTGGGCTATATTAACCAACTGGCACTTTTGGATCGTTTTGGATGAGCACCTGCCCGGCCCGTACCACAAGCGCGAGGTACTTAAACTTGATTCAGGCAAAGAAGAAACTACCTTAGCCGCAGATTTGTCCATTATCATAGATGCAGAGAGCTGGCGGAAGGACTCTTTCTCAAACGCCATCGCCGAAATAGAACGTCGCCGCGAGATGCGTCTTGTTCGTCAGATCGTAAAAGATATTCAACTTAAGTATAAAATCCCTATTTTTGAGCTTGCTATACAGAACGCGGTTGACGCCAACAAAATTACTCATGAGCAAGCGATCTTGATTGGCAATCCTGAGAAGCAGACGAACACAGCCAAAATATCTCAGCCGCAAAAGCTATATACAAGTTCTAATACTACAGCTTCTGAAGATGTGAATCTTCACTACTTTGTGGGTGACGCAAAAGCTCGTGTCGTCTACAACCCAACAAAGGGGACTTGGACAATTGGTGCCGACAGTACGGCCCTACAAGCAACTAAGCCATATGCGGAAGCAACTCAACGTCGCCGAGAAAAGATGCTAGAAAGCGGGGAGATCGAAGAAATCAGCGATACACTTCTACGTTACGTCAAGGACGTAGAGTATACCTCGCCGAGTAGCGCAGCCAATGATATTTCTGGTGCTTCCCAGAATGGCTGGATGGCCTGGAGAGATTCAGAAGGCCGTCCTGCCCACCATTACCGGCCCTCCAAGACCAACTAA
- a CDS encoding RNA 2'-phosphotransferase, whose translation MTDEQLSRRLSYLLRHAPGDLGVTLEPGGWVPVQTILRHLRVSREQVERVVATNDKRRFSLDGERIRANQGHSVPVDLGLVPAVPPPVLYHGTHPEALPAIRREGLRRLSRHHVHLSPDVETARRVGARRGKPVILTVRAGDMHAAGHVFARSENGVWLVDAVPPEFLGWPS comes from the coding sequence ATGACCGACGAGCAACTTTCCCGCCGCCTCTCCTACCTGCTGCGGCACGCGCCGGGCGATCTGGGCGTCACGCTGGAACCCGGAGGCTGGGTGCCGGTACAGACGATTCTGCGCCACCTCCGCGTCTCGCGGGAGCAGGTGGAGCGGGTCGTCGCCACGAACGACAAGCGGCGCTTCTCGCTGGACGGCGAGCGCATTCGCGCCAACCAGGGCCACAGCGTCCCGGTGGACCTCGGCCTCGTGCCCGCCGTGCCGCCGCCCGTGCTGTACCACGGCACGCACCCGGAGGCGCTGCCCGCCATCCGCCGCGAGGGGCTGCGCCGCCTCTCCCGCCACCACGTCCACCTCTCGCCCGACGTGGAGACGGCCCGCCGGGTGGGGGCGCGGCGTGGAAAGCCCGTCATCCTGACTGTCCGGGCCGGGGATATGCACGCTGCCGGGCACGTCTTCGCGCGCTCCGAGAACGGCGTGTGGCTGGTGGACGCGGTGCCGCCGGAGTTTCTGGGTTGGCCGAGTTGA
- a CDS encoding GNAT family N-acetyltransferase: MPSAALTTPRLWLLPLTRAVVEARLRAGTFEAPVELDGQSLLVAFPPDWPGDLLPVFPMFLADLQVGRVDELPDSRFLVERATLTAVGTMGTKGEPDGSGRVEIGYGLIPEARGRGYATEAGQAFLAHLLTRPDVRRVTAHTARGNRASEHVLEKLGFTRTGESWSVEDGPLTVWTHGGGTL, from the coding sequence ATGCCGAGCGCCGCCCTCACCACGCCCCGCCTGTGGCTCCTGCCCCTCACCCGCGCGGTGGTGGAGGCGCGGTTGCGGGCCGGGACTTTCGAGGCTCCGGTCGAGCTGGACGGACAATCGCTGCTGGTCGCGTTCCCGCCCGACTGGCCCGGCGACCTCCTGCCCGTCTTCCCGATGTTCCTCGCCGACCTTCAGGTGGGGAGGGTGGACGAACTTCCAGACTCCCGCTTCCTCGTGGAGCGCGCGACCCTGACCGCCGTGGGGACGATGGGCACGAAGGGCGAGCCGGACGGGTCGGGCAGGGTGGAGATCGGGTACGGGCTGATCCCGGAAGCGCGGGGGCGGGGCTACGCGACGGAGGCGGGGCAAGCCTTCCTCGCCCACCTGCTCACCCGCCCGGATGTGCGCCGCGTCACCGCCCACACGGCACGGGGTAACCGCGCGAGCGAGCACGTGCTCGAAAAGCTCGGCTTCACGCGCACGGGTGAGAGTTGGAGCGTGGAGGACGGCCCGCTGACAGTGTGGACGCACGGCGGCGGGACGTTATGA
- a CDS encoding metallophosphoesterase family protein — MTGPAAPPAPPASSTPTRLLLVADHTHPFIYREGFPQGLPDVDLVLAAGDLPGYFLEFLASKLPVPIVYVHGNHANEYVTEDEKRVPPRGVIPAHGRVVTAAGLRIAGWGGAPRYRKDGEGQYTPWQARVGLTRVGWWARGGVDVLLTHAPPTGPHEGSDYAHRGCPELAHFITRHRPRLVVHGHIHEYEGKKEEYTDPASGARVVNAYGYRMLELPARSASPQTGETPRELSQGRP, encoded by the coding sequence ATGACCGGACCCGCTGCCCCCCCTGCCCCCCCTGCCTCCTCAACCCCCACGCGGCTGCTGCTCGTCGCCGACCATACGCATCCCTTCATCTACCGCGAGGGCTTTCCGCAGGGCCTCCCCGACGTGGACCTCGTGCTCGCGGCGGGGGACCTGCCGGGGTACTTCCTGGAGTTCCTGGCGAGCAAGCTGCCTGTCCCCATCGTGTATGTCCACGGCAACCACGCCAACGAGTATGTGACGGAGGACGAGAAACGCGTCCCGCCGCGCGGCGTCATCCCCGCCCACGGGCGCGTGGTGACGGCGGCGGGGCTGCGGATCGCGGGTTGGGGCGGAGCACCGCGCTACCGCAAGGACGGCGAGGGGCAGTACACGCCCTGGCAGGCGCGGGTGGGGCTGACGCGGGTGGGCTGGTGGGCGCGGGGCGGGGTGGACGTGCTGCTCACCCACGCGCCCCCCACCGGGCCGCACGAGGGCAGCGACTACGCGCACCGGGGCTGTCCCGAACTTGCACATTTCATCACCCGCCACCGTCCCCGCCTCGTCGTCCACGGCCACATCCACGAATACGAGGGGAAGAAGGAGGAGTACACCGACCCGGCGAGCGGTGCCCGCGTGGTGAATGCCTACGGCTACCGGATGCTGGAGCTGCCCGCGCGCTCGGCCAGTCCCCAGACGGGCGAAACGCCCCGAGAATTGTCTCAAGGTCGGCCTTAA
- a CDS encoding single-stranded DNA-binding protein, giving the protein MLHIEFITDLGARVTVDVESEGKLLDVQRQYGRLGWTSGDVPTGGYQFPLENEPDFDWSLIGARKWQNPEGEEMIIHKGYAYRRRELEAVDSRKIKLPAAVKYSRGAKNTDPEHVREKADGEFEYVTLAIFRGGRRQERYAVPGGNRAPTPATARPAPTRPQPAPARTATVSRVEEEETPF; this is encoded by the coding sequence ATGCTGCATATTGAATTCATCACCGACCTGGGGGCACGCGTGACCGTGGACGTGGAGAGCGAGGGCAAGCTGCTGGACGTGCAACGCCAGTACGGACGCCTCGGCTGGACGAGCGGCGACGTGCCCACCGGGGGCTACCAGTTCCCGCTGGAGAACGAGCCGGACTTCGACTGGTCCCTGATCGGTGCCCGCAAGTGGCAGAACCCCGAGGGCGAGGAGATGATCATCCACAAGGGGTACGCCTACCGCCGCCGCGAGCTGGAGGCCGTGGACAGCCGCAAGATCAAGCTCCCCGCCGCCGTGAAGTACTCCCGTGGCGCGAAGAACACCGACCCAGAGCATGTGCGCGAGAAGGCCGACGGCGAGTTCGAATACGTGACGCTGGCGATCTTCCGGGGTGGGCGCAGGCAGGAGCGCTACGCCGTCCCCGGCGGCAACCGCGCCCCCACCCCGGCCACTGCCCGCCCGGCCCCGACCCGCCCCCAGCCCGCCCCCGCGCGCACGGCGACCGTGAGCCGGGTGGAGGAGGAAGAGACGCCGTTCTGA
- a CDS encoding response regulator transcription factor, producing the protein MIRVLLVDDHALFRQGLRSLLESEGMRVIGEAANGREAIRYAADTHPDVILMDIQMPELDGVKATQSILEIDPKSKVIMITMYRQDRYVFEAVKAGARGYVLKDADAATLIDVIRRVAGGEVLLDADMAQNVLDDFRDKREELPSEKHADLNERETMILKLLAQGFSNQDIALRLDISEKTVRNRLSEIFTKLQLNNRTQAALYAIREGIANLE; encoded by the coding sequence ATGATCCGGGTTCTGCTCGTCGATGACCACGCCCTGTTTCGCCAGGGCCTGCGGAGCCTGCTCGAATCCGAGGGGATGCGCGTCATCGGCGAGGCCGCCAACGGGCGCGAGGCCATCCGCTACGCCGCCGACACCCACCCCGACGTGATCCTGATGGACATCCAGATGCCCGAACTCGACGGCGTGAAGGCCACCCAGAGCATCCTGGAGATAGACCCGAAGTCGAAGGTCATCATGATCACGATGTACCGCCAGGACCGTTACGTGTTCGAGGCGGTGAAGGCGGGGGCGCGCGGGTACGTCCTCAAGGACGCCGACGCCGCCACCCTCATCGACGTGATCCGCCGGGTGGCGGGGGGAGAGGTCCTGCTCGACGCCGACATGGCCCAGAACGTCCTCGACGACTTCCGCGACAAGCGCGAGGAGTTGCCCAGCGAGAAGCACGCCGACCTCAACGAGCGCGAGACGATGATCCTCAAGCTGCTTGCCCAGGGCTTTTCCAATCAGGACATCGCCCTGCGGCTCGACATCTCCGAGAAAACGGTCCGCAATCGCCTCAGCGAGATTTTCACCAAGCTGCAACTCAACAACCGGACGCAGGCGGCGCTGTATGCGATCCGGGAGGGGATTGCGAATCTGGAGTAG